In the genome of Spodoptera frugiperda isolate SF20-4 chromosome 22, AGI-APGP_CSIRO_Sfru_2.0, whole genome shotgun sequence, one region contains:
- the LOC118279873 gene encoding myb/SANT-like DNA-binding domain-containing protein 4 gives METRVRSSMIQFVTLLKFMEQHGDISRLRGGPLNKRKAKRLWRELALTLNAVDNVRQKSPEKWKKVWTDWKSKTKRKAHYLRQAKADGRPTGQMVLTPLERRILAVPSPWEVKQEVEEAADEEVLEEQEDDSPQSVTVKQSDGELSASEDAASDMDQTESPVDIKPTIHSQSSNKSTRTTYKMRSNLKSDPFQKSDPFKKSPENSNTGLERVMDQLASIELRRLEAEEKRDRLQHEREIRWIEVESERNELLRSLVNIARSWLDFQTDPLNNRNSPQEK, from the exons atggAGACTCGAGTGCGATCTAGTATGATACAATTTGTGACTCTTTTGAAGTTTATGGAACA acATGGAGATATATCTAGGCTCCGTGGTGGACCGCTCAACAAACGTAAGGCCAAACGTCTGTGGCGAGAGCTTGCCTTGACATTGAATGCAGTTGACAATGTGAGGCAGAAGAGTCCGGAGAAATGGAAGAAG GTGTGGACCGACTGGAAATCAAAAACGAAAAGGAAAGCGCATTACTTGCGGCAGGCTAAGGCTGATGGTAGACCGACTGGGCAGATGGTGCTCACACCGCTGGAGAGGAGGATCCTGGCGGTGCCCTCGCCCTGGGAGGTCAAGCAGGAGGTTGAGGAGGCAGCGGATGAGGAGGTGCTTGAGGAACAGGAGGATGAT AGCCCACAATCAGTAACTGTAAAACAGTCCGATGGAGAACTGTCGGCTTCCGAAGATGCAGCATCAG ATATGGACCAAACAGAATCACCAGTAGATATAAAACCAACCATACACAGCCAATCATCAAATAAATCAACAAGAACCACATACAAAATGAGATCCAATCTAAAATCAGATCCATTTCAAAAATCAGATCCATTTAAAAAATCGCCTGAAAATTCGAACACTGGTCTAGAAAGAGTAATGGATCAGCTAGCTTCTATTGAGTTGAGGCGTTTGGAAGCAGAAGAGAAGAGAGATAGATTACAACATGAGAGGGAGATTAGATGGATCGAAGTGGAGAGTGAGAGGAATGAGTTATTAAGATCCTTAGTGAACATCGCGAGATCCTGGCTTGATTTTCAAACGGATCCCTTGAATAATA GGAACTCTCCTCAAGAAAAATGA
- the LOC118279568 gene encoding homeobox protein 4-like, translating to MVLNIVLSLSLVVLVSSNNGFQTYEVPNYQNTYITLPTNPPVENNPYLQINTAQNPIPQDNLQPFNIRQILLNRILSSPSVQTILDHNSNGYGANSVDCNSNPIEPSLRNNYEASPIDYERLNNDLNTKNKDNESNVENEGKRRKHKRRKNSKSRRKPDDNVNNDNHNETEDNNKETGKRPKKRSRRPKQDSSKDNQADNNENLDKNNTKKRKNKHNETNVEDSTTENPKPRRRHKKKHKSDANSTDTANLEQQLPQLRVINDELNLANFCEGITEECRQTRNLKKENIDIQKPIANLVDNFPNGFSFKTFQNLYNNPAMTNFLANYENIYKNMLYTNNPINEPRNVGKKKPKSTRKAQRKTTLNNNNSTVATNDKITPPNPINSNINETTEKPTQIDDAPQANTNLTTEAESINSIEKPIDDKANLIDTKDLETDEPFLNYYDGYIDDYYPLFTDNAAYTANNREVYVKHMGDIKYYYTIDKNDPERFGLPGIKAKGYNTNKKYDEIEGIDAKDETKEEIVQFQTPPLLETPDFETRKVEIAEINPDAYYNKEEYPKTSTYSPAKHTEVKKNGLNTAEDKIETVFARSKVAKYGTAYKVEENEKSSVEAKEVKEELKEDSVKDGGTTYVIAKSLGYRY from the exons ATGGTTTTGAATATCGTGCTGTCCTTGTCACTCGTCGTGttg GTATCATCCAACAACGGCTTCCAAACGTACGAGGTACCAAACtaccaaaatacatacataaccctCCCAACCAACCCACCAGTCGAAAACAACCCCTATCTTCAAATAAATACAGCTCAAAATCCCATACCACAAGATAACTTACAACCTTTTAACATAAGACAGATTTTATTGAACAGAATCCTATCAAGCCCATCGGTACAGACGATTTTGGATCATAACTCAAATGGGTATGGTGCAAATTCCGTTGATTGTAACAGTAATCCGATTGAACCGTCTCTAAGAAACAATTATGAAGCGTCTCCTATAGATTATGAACGTTTGAATAACGATCTGAATACCAAGAATAAGGATAATGAATCTAATGTAGAAAATGAAGGAAAACGTCGAAAACATAAAAGGAGAAAGAATTCTAAGTCAAGAAGAAAACCAGACgataatgtaaataatgataatcATAATGAAACAGAAGATAATAACAAAGAAACTGGTAAAAGACCAAAAAAGCGTTCAAGAAGACCTAAACAAGATTCTTCTAAAGACAATCAAGCTGACAATAATGAGAatttagacaaaaataacactaaaaagcgtaaaaacaaacataatgagACAAACGTTGAAGACAGTACTACTGAAAACCCTAAACCTAGAAGAAGACATAAGAAGAAACATAAATCAGATGCCAATTCTACAGATACAGCGAATTTGGAACAACAGCTACCGCAACTAAGAGTAATCAACGATGAATTGAACTTAGCTAATTTCTGTGAAGGCATCACTGAAGAGTGTAGACAAACAAggaatttgaaaaaagaaaatatcgaTATACAAAAGCCTATAGCAAATCTAGTTGACAATTTCCCCAACGGTTTCAGCTTTAAAACCTTCCAGAATCTATATAACAATCCAGCCATGACAAATTTCTTAGCAAACTAcgagaatatttataaaaacatgcTTTACACTAATAATCCTATAAATGAACCACGAAATGTGGGTAAGAAAAAGCCTAAAAGTACTAGAAAAGCTCAAAGGAAAACCACccttaataacaataattcaaCTGTAGCTACTAATGATAAAATTACTCCACCAAATCCCATCAACTCTAACATAAATGAAACTACAGAAAAACCGACCCAAATCGACGATGCACCACAAGCAAATACCAACTTAACTACTGAAGCGGAAAGTATAAATTCAATTGAGAAACCGATAGATGATAAAGCGAATTTAATAGACACTAAAGATTTGGAAACAGATGAACCGTTTCTGAATTACTATGACGGTTATATTGATGACTATTATCCACTTTTTACTGACAACGCTGCTTATACGGCTAACAACAGAGAGGTGTATGTCAAACATATGGGTGACATAAAATACTATTACACTATAGATAAAAACGATCCAGAAAGATTTGGATTACCTGGAATTAAAGCAAAAGGATATAATACCAACAAGAAATATGATGAAATTGAAGGCATAGATGCTAAAGATGAAACAAAAGAAGAAATagtacaattccaaactccccCATTACTAGAAACACCAGATTTCGAAACGAGAAAGGTGGAAATAGCTGAAATCAACCCTGATGCTTACTACAATAAGGAAGAATATCCAAAAACATCAACATACTCTCCAGCAAAGCACACAGAAGTAAAGAAGAATGGTTTAAATACGGCAGAAGATAAAATTGAAACTGTATTCGCGAGATCTAAAGTTGCTAAGTATGGAACTGCGTACAAAGTAGAAGAGAATGAGAAATCTTCTGTAGAAGCGAAAGAAGTTAAAGAAGAATTGAAAGAAGATAGTGTTAAAGATGGTGGTACTACTTATGTTATAGCTAAAAGTTTAGGTTACAGGTATTAA
- the LOC118279967 gene encoding uncharacterized protein LOC118279967, which translates to MRASLVVFALSAAVLIGQSEAMIPAYSVTALRLAFDEISTVLPIANQLACLLIPFLINLINNLNNLSNIVQNLTPALLPYFGCTLPLLYATLTDLASVLFLYISVLISLFRSNVLAAPGLLLGLVSQVLNLVLNLLSGLTDGSGLLSSLIKLITSIVVELEKLLV; encoded by the exons ATGCGTGCTTCTTTGGTTGTTTTTGCGCTGTCCGCTGCTGTTCTG ATCGGTCAAAGCGAAGCGATGATACCAGCGTACTCGGTGACGGCTCTCCGACTAGCCTTCGACGAAATATCCACCGTATTACCCATCGCCAATCAACTAGCATGCCTCTTAATCCCATTCTTAATCAACTTAATAAACAACCTAAACAACTTGTCAAATATCGTACAAAATTTGACACCCGCATTATTGCCATACTTCGGTTGCACTTTACCACTTTTATACGCAACTTTGACAGATTTAGCGTCTGTCCTTTTCTTGTACATTAGTGTTTTGATATCTCTGTTTCGCTCTAACGTGTTGGCTGCCCCGGGACTGTTGTTGGGCTTAGTCTCTCAAGTGCTCAATTTAGTCTTGAATCTGCTTAGCGGTTTGACTGATGGGAGTGGCTTGTTGAGCTCGCTTATAAAGTTGATTACAAGTATTGTTGTTGAGTTGGAGAAGTTgttggtttaa
- the LOC118279981 gene encoding uncharacterized protein LOC118279981, translating into MSKLSVVVLIACFAAVFATQPTTATGVQLPAVYPLVNILLPLLNNVYNLLLSLLSIFDTLPANISCMIPVDLSALETSLLKLYSQALAIVNFLRSLPEYAIGASPNTPPANIVNLQGLLTTLISTVTDLTDDLLTSIGGALLPGLLQLVVMVVQALLSLLL; encoded by the exons atgtcgaAGTTAAGTGTAGTTGTTTTGATTGCGTGTTTCGCCGCTGTTTTTGCTACg caacCAACAACAGCGACGGGCGTACAATTACCAGCAGTATACCCCCTAGTAAACATCCTCCTACCTCTACTAAACAACGTCTACAATCTACTCCTCTCTCTCCTCTCAATCTTCGACACCCTCCCAGCGAATATAAGCTGCATGATTCCCGTCGACTTAAGCGCTTTAGAAACCTCTTTATTAAAACTCTATTCTCAAGCCTTAGCTATAGTTAATTTCTTAAGATCGTTACCTGAATACGCTATTGGCGCGAGTCCGAACACGCCTCCCGCAAATATTGTAAATCTGCAAGGATTGCTGACAACACTGATTTCAACTGTCACTGATTTGACAGATGATCTTTTGACAAGCATCGGCGGTGCGTTGTTGCCAGGCTTATTGCAGCTCGTTGTGATGGTCGTGCAAGCGCTGTTgagtttgttattgtaa